One window of the Cognatishimia sp. WU-CL00825 genome contains the following:
- a CDS encoding glycosyltransferase family 2 protein has product MRLSRKRRIVRSVRKARQLRCKQDNTGRIQNDDVLLVSTIRNEAIRMPYFLQYYRDMGVNHFLFVDNDSTDGLMDLVGDMPDVSVWFTKSSYKSANYGVDWMNWIKRKYAHGHWTLVVDPDEFFVYPFCDSRPIRALTDWLDNSSLRSFSAMLLDMYPKGRLDEFPYAPGQNPMEIAAWFDAGNYTISKNPQYGNLWIQGGPRARAFFADAPKKAPALNKIPLVKWDRDYTYVSSTHNLLPRGLNLTYEKWGGEKASGILLHAKFLDTFAAKAAEELSRKQHYANSVEYTTYAAQLKDNPDLWCKWSEKYINWRQLEILGLMSKGNWA; this is encoded by the coding sequence ATGCGTCTGAGCCGCAAGCGTCGCATTGTTCGTTCGGTCCGCAAAGCAAGGCAGCTGCGGTGCAAGCAAGACAACACAGGACGCATTCAAAATGATGACGTCCTTTTGGTCTCGACCATTCGGAACGAAGCCATCCGCATGCCGTATTTCTTGCAGTATTACCGAGATATGGGCGTCAATCATTTCCTATTCGTGGACAATGACAGCACCGATGGCTTGATGGATCTTGTTGGCGATATGCCCGATGTATCAGTGTGGTTCACAAAAAGTAGCTATAAATCTGCGAATTATGGTGTGGACTGGATGAACTGGATCAAACGCAAATACGCGCATGGTCATTGGACTCTGGTGGTCGACCCGGATGAGTTTTTTGTTTACCCGTTTTGTGACAGCCGCCCCATTCGTGCATTGACCGATTGGCTGGATAATTCTTCGCTGCGCAGCTTTTCAGCCATGTTGCTGGATATGTATCCCAAAGGCAGGCTTGATGAATTCCCCTATGCCCCCGGGCAGAACCCGATGGAAATCGCGGCTTGGTTTGATGCCGGCAACTACACTATCTCTAAGAACCCGCAGTATGGAAACCTTTGGATCCAAGGGGGACCAAGGGCGCGTGCGTTCTTTGCAGACGCACCCAAAAAAGCACCGGCTTTGAATAAAATCCCGCTCGTGAAATGGGATCGCGACTATACCTATGTCAGCTCGACCCATAATTTGCTGCCGCGTGGTTTGAACCTGACATACGAAAAATGGGGGGGCGAAAAGGCCAGCGGCATTCTTTTGCACGCCAAGTTTCTGGATACTTTTGCCGCAAAAGCCGCAGAAGAGCTTTCGCGCAAACAGCATTATGCAAACAGTGTTGAATATACGACCTATGCAGCTCAGCTAAAAGACAACCCAGACCTTTGGTGCAAATGGTCGGAAAAATATATCAACTGGCGCCAGTTAGAGATTTTGGGCCTGATGTCCAAAGGAAACTGGGCATGA
- the cysQ gene encoding 3'(2'),5'-bisphosphate nucleotidase CysQ — MDYDTLIPVMRSLAIEAGAKIMEIYNSDDFDVKLKSDDSPVTVADEAADAIISAGLRAAFPGVMLVTEEQSESHKAKGDTFLIVDPLDGTKEFIHRRGDFTVNIAYVEKGVPQRGVVYAPAKDRMFFTLANGQSVEETGDFAVDTIGATSDINVSDADNAGLMIVASKSHRDQATEDYINKYNVKDSKSAGSSLKFCLVATGEADIYPRVGRTMEWDTAAGHAVLLGAGGDVVRFDDHTPLTYGKEDFANPFFIAYAPSVELKKA, encoded by the coding sequence TTGGACTACGATACACTTATCCCTGTGATGCGCAGCCTTGCGATTGAAGCAGGCGCGAAAATCATGGAAATCTATAATTCCGACGATTTTGACGTGAAACTTAAATCAGATGACAGCCCGGTAACCGTTGCTGATGAAGCGGCAGATGCAATCATTTCTGCTGGTTTACGCGCCGCATTTCCCGGTGTGATGCTGGTCACCGAAGAGCAATCAGAAAGCCACAAAGCCAAGGGTGATACATTTTTGATTGTCGACCCGCTTGATGGCACTAAAGAGTTTATTCACCGTCGTGGCGATTTTACGGTCAACATTGCTTATGTTGAAAAAGGTGTGCCGCAACGCGGTGTTGTTTATGCGCCTGCCAAAGACCGGATGTTCTTTACATTGGCCAATGGCCAATCTGTCGAAGAAACCGGCGATTTTGCGGTAGATACTATTGGCGCGACCTCTGACATCAATGTGTCAGATGCCGATAATGCAGGCCTGATGATTGTTGCGTCCAAGTCGCATCGTGATCAGGCAACCGAAGATTACATCAACAAATACAACGTCAAAGACAGCAAAAGCGCGGGTTCGTCGCTAAAGTTCTGTTTGGTTGCAACCGGTGAGGCGGATATATATCCGCGCGTTGGTCGCACAATGGAATGGGACACAGCAGCAGGTCATGCGGTTTTGTTGGGAGCCGGTGGCGACGTGGTACGGTTTGATGACCACACACCGTTGACCTATGGCAAAGAGGATTTCGCGAACCCGTTCTTTATCGCTTACGCCCCAAGCGTCGAGCTGAAAAAAGCATAA
- a CDS encoding nucleoside-diphosphate sugar epimerase/dehydratase translates to MMILAFWVAQLLTLSPPFSAQILLQNSVYLVLILPFGAAIIRFFGLHRVKLNSYALQGVSETATVASVVGICGLICNMLPGFSRDLPVATLVVYALTFFAFCVGARIVLREMVMQAYSSVRTRKKVLIYGAGQTGQQLAAALMTDDEFIAFAFIDDNTALRKLTISGLRVYAPNSIETLVRREKIDRVVVAMPSATQFKLNRIRRRLKNLECEVLAVPSFAEMVVKGKNIAPDLRPVKLSSLLGRDKFEADMPQQAQAYKGRRILVTGAGGSIGSELCRQILTCPPSCLVLIDHSELALYQIQAELEDLANGVPVIAILGSVTDVPLVKETLETYDIDVVLHAAAYKHVPLVEQNCLQGLQNNVLGTKIVAEAARVAGVERFILISSDKAVRPTSFMGASKRLAEMVIQDLATRSTTTRFAMVRFGNVLGSSGSVIPLFEKQIRRGGPLTVTHSDVTRYFMTIPEAVRLVLLAGAYSRGGDVFVLDMGKPVLIYDVARQMIEGAGFKVRDEATPDGDIEIEFIGMRPGEKMHEELLIGKDMLTTPHPKILRAQEFHPSEIEVANILQELRKAIELRNEEQALQVIHKWVEANFENQDSANLVNQ, encoded by the coding sequence ATGATGATTCTGGCCTTCTGGGTCGCGCAGTTGTTGACGCTTTCGCCGCCATTTTCTGCACAAATTCTGCTGCAAAACAGCGTTTATCTTGTGCTAATCCTGCCATTTGGTGCAGCAATTATTAGGTTTTTTGGCCTTCACCGCGTCAAATTGAATTCCTATGCACTTCAAGGTGTTTCAGAAACAGCCACGGTTGCTTCAGTTGTCGGCATCTGTGGTTTGATTTGCAACATGCTTCCTGGGTTTTCACGCGATTTGCCCGTCGCTACACTGGTTGTCTATGCGCTGACATTTTTTGCTTTTTGTGTGGGCGCACGTATTGTTCTGCGCGAAATGGTGATGCAGGCGTACAGCTCTGTTCGGACACGTAAAAAGGTATTGATCTACGGCGCAGGCCAGACTGGACAACAGTTGGCAGCCGCTTTGATGACCGATGATGAATTCATTGCATTTGCATTTATTGATGACAATACAGCCCTGCGCAAACTCACGATAAGCGGACTTCGTGTTTATGCTCCCAACAGCATTGAAACTTTGGTACGCCGTGAAAAGATCGATCGTGTGGTGGTTGCCATGCCTTCTGCAACCCAATTCAAGCTCAACCGGATACGTCGCAGGCTGAAAAACCTGGAATGCGAAGTACTTGCTGTGCCCTCCTTTGCTGAAATGGTTGTAAAAGGCAAAAACATTGCGCCAGACCTGCGCCCGGTCAAACTGTCTTCGCTACTTGGACGTGACAAATTTGAAGCTGACATGCCCCAGCAAGCCCAAGCCTATAAGGGTCGACGTATCCTTGTCACGGGCGCAGGCGGGTCGATTGGCTCTGAGCTGTGCCGCCAAATCCTCACCTGCCCGCCAAGTTGCCTCGTGCTGATCGATCACAGCGAGTTGGCGCTATATCAGATCCAAGCGGAACTGGAAGACTTGGCAAACGGCGTGCCTGTGATCGCAATACTAGGGTCGGTCACCGACGTGCCATTAGTGAAAGAAACCCTGGAAACCTATGATATCGATGTGGTGCTGCATGCTGCGGCCTATAAACACGTGCCATTGGTCGAGCAAAACTGCCTTCAGGGTCTGCAAAACAATGTGCTTGGGACCAAGATCGTTGCCGAGGCCGCACGCGTCGCTGGCGTCGAACGGTTTATTCTGATTTCCTCTGACAAAGCCGTCCGCCCAACATCTTTCATGGGGGCCTCAAAGCGGCTTGCAGAAATGGTCATCCAAGACCTTGCCACGCGCAGCACCACAACCCGGTTTGCAATGGTCCGATTTGGCAATGTTCTCGGGTCTTCTGGCTCGGTCATCCCGCTGTTTGAAAAACAGATTCGCCGCGGCGGTCCTTTGACTGTGACCCACTCTGATGTCACGCGCTATTTCATGACGATACCGGAAGCGGTGCGGTTGGTACTATTGGCCGGTGCCTATTCGCGTGGTGGCGATGTCTTTGTTTTGGACATGGGCAAACCTGTGCTGATCTATGATGTGGCCCGGCAAATGATCGAAGGCGCAGGGTTTAAAGTACGCGACGAAGCAACACCAGACGGCGACATCGAAATTGAATTCATTGGCATGCGCCCTGGTGAAAAAATGCACGAAGAGCTGCTGATCGGCAAAGATATGCTGACTACGCCTCACCCCAAAATTTTACGTGCGCAAGAATTTCACCCGTCGGAAATCGAAGTTGCAAATATTTTGCAAGAACTGCGCAAGGCTATTGAGTTGCGCAACGAGGAACAGGCGCTGCAAGTCATACACAAATGGGTCGAAGCAAACTTTGAAAACCAAGACAGCGCCAACTTGGTAAACCAATAA
- a CDS encoding LptA/OstA family protein — translation MTLPASSSAQEFKVDFGISTQDPNAPVEVSADSLSVDQETGSAAFQGNVEIIQGEMRMQAPLVNVFYTANADGIARLVGSGGVFIVSGKDTAKADDAEYDVDSGLIHMSGSVQLVQGINSITSERMTVNLNNSTAELHGRVKTVLRPKAN, via the coding sequence ATGACGCTTCCAGCCAGCTCGTCAGCGCAGGAATTCAAAGTCGACTTTGGCATTTCAACTCAGGACCCCAACGCACCTGTCGAGGTCTCGGCTGACAGCTTGTCCGTTGATCAGGAAACCGGCAGCGCCGCCTTTCAGGGCAATGTGGAAATCATCCAAGGCGAAATGCGTATGCAAGCGCCATTGGTAAATGTGTTTTATACCGCAAATGCAGATGGCATCGCACGGCTTGTCGGCTCTGGCGGGGTGTTTATTGTCAGCGGCAAAGATACCGCCAAAGCAGATGACGCAGAATATGACGTCGACAGCGGCTTGATCCACATGTCAGGCAGCGTGCAACTGGTGCAGGGCATCAATTCCATCACCTCTGAACGCATGACTGTGAATTTAAACAATTCAACGGCAGAATTACACGGCCGTGTAAAAACCGTTTTAAGGCCAAAGGCGAACTGA
- a CDS encoding glycosyltransferase family 2 protein: MSPSSLLTAYRMRLKRRRLLWRSFRARRQLQTVSDRTGVVQGDMVLAVCVLRNEISRLPYFLEHYRALGVGHFLCVDNNSDDGTTDYLAAQADVSLWSTSASYRAARFGLDWLTYLQMKYAVGHWCLMADVDELLVYKDYETRGLTELTAWLDKQGIAAFGALMLDLFPRQSLSKQPYEPGQNPIEILNWFDPGPYRATRQMPLQNLWVQGGTRERLFFQDTPQRSPTLNKLPLVKWRRGYAYVNSCHSMLPPVMNHCYNGPRGQQPSGVLLHTKFLPEIVSKSETEKQRAQHFHTPKNFDDYYDHLVADPVLWHEGAVQYQGPAQLEKLGLMHGGGW; this comes from the coding sequence ATGTCGCCGTCTTCATTGCTGACCGCTTATCGGATGCGCCTAAAGCGTCGTCGCCTTTTGTGGCGCTCGTTTCGGGCGCGTCGTCAGTTGCAGACGGTTTCGGACCGGACAGGAGTCGTCCAGGGCGACATGGTTCTGGCGGTTTGCGTATTGCGCAACGAGATTTCCCGTCTGCCATATTTTCTCGAACACTATCGGGCGCTGGGCGTGGGGCATTTTCTTTGTGTTGATAACAACAGCGATGATGGCACCACTGACTATCTTGCTGCGCAGGCAGATGTTTCACTTTGGTCGACTTCGGCGAGCTATCGCGCGGCCCGTTTTGGGCTTGATTGGCTTACCTATTTGCAGATGAAATATGCTGTGGGCCATTGGTGCCTGATGGCTGATGTAGACGAGCTTCTTGTCTACAAAGACTATGAGACGCGCGGACTTACAGAACTGACCGCTTGGCTAGACAAGCAAGGCATAGCTGCCTTTGGCGCGCTGATGCTTGATCTGTTTCCAAGGCAGTCCCTTAGTAAACAACCCTATGAACCGGGGCAAAACCCGATTGAAATTTTGAACTGGTTTGATCCAGGGCCCTATCGGGCAACGCGCCAAATGCCGCTGCAAAACTTGTGGGTTCAGGGGGGAACCCGTGAAAGGCTGTTTTTCCAAGATACGCCACAGCGATCACCCACATTGAACAAGCTGCCGTTGGTGAAGTGGCGGCGTGGCTATGCATATGTGAATTCCTGCCATTCTATGCTGCCACCGGTGATGAACCATTGCTATAATGGCCCAAGGGGGCAGCAGCCTTCAGGCGTATTGTTGCATACGAAATTTCTGCCGGAAATTGTTTCCAAATCAGAAACGGAAAAGCAACGAGCACAACACTTTCACACACCGAAAAACTTTGATGATTATTATGACCACCTCGTTGCTGATCCCGTTTTATGGCACGAAGGGGCCGTGCAATACCAAGGTCCAGCACAACTGGAAAAATTGGGTTTAATGCACGGCGGAGGTTGGTGA
- a CDS encoding nodulation protein NodH — MSDTFDYFVVFAEMRTGSNFLEANINAIDGLACHGEAFNPHFIGYPNHTTILDVDLAEREDDPQALVDAIKADSTALGGFRFFHDHDPRILESCLNDPRCGKIILTRNPMDSYVSWKIAQATGQWKLTDVRKRKDSQVVFDAEEFTVHVAKLQAFQVFLLNTLQKSGQTAFYVAYEDLQDVDVMNGLAKYLGVSGRIDALDSKLKRQNPSHISDKVANFEAIPAAISDLDQFNLSRTPNFEPRRGAAVPTYVAAPDTGLMFLPIAGGPDQEIISWLANLDGKDPADLVTKMNQKQLRQWKRGHQPHRAFCVLRHPVVRAHHTFCTKILSTDAGSYKKIRRTLRNRYGLPIPDTLPDVLYDANAHRMAFAEYLKFVRANLVGQTAIRQDAFWASQASIVTGFSGFALPDVILREDEAEQGLKNLANQVGREEVPELTKGLDSAPFSLDEIYDDAIEALTREAYQRDYVTFGFENWR, encoded by the coding sequence ATGTCTGACACTTTTGACTATTTTGTTGTTTTCGCCGAAATGCGCACCGGTTCCAATTTTCTGGAGGCCAACATCAATGCGATCGATGGGTTGGCCTGCCATGGCGAGGCGTTTAACCCGCATTTCATCGGATACCCCAACCACACGACAATATTGGATGTGGACTTGGCTGAGCGCGAAGATGATCCGCAGGCTTTGGTTGATGCCATCAAGGCAGATTCGACCGCTTTGGGAGGCTTTCGGTTTTTTCATGACCACGACCCGCGTATCTTGGAAAGCTGTTTAAACGATCCTCGCTGCGGAAAGATCATCCTGACACGCAACCCAATGGACAGCTATGTCAGTTGGAAAATCGCTCAGGCGACAGGACAATGGAAATTGACCGACGTGCGCAAACGTAAAGACAGCCAGGTGGTATTTGACGCCGAAGAATTCACGGTTCATGTCGCCAAGCTGCAGGCTTTTCAGGTATTCTTGCTGAACACATTGCAGAAATCGGGGCAAACCGCGTTTTATGTCGCCTACGAAGACCTGCAGGACGTCGATGTGATGAATGGCTTGGCAAAATATCTTGGGGTTTCTGGGCGTATTGACGCGCTGGACAGCAAGCTAAAACGGCAAAACCCAAGCCATATCTCTGATAAAGTCGCCAATTTTGAAGCCATTCCGGCCGCTATTTCGGATCTTGATCAGTTTAATCTGTCGCGGACGCCAAATTTTGAACCGCGACGGGGCGCGGCGGTGCCTACTTATGTGGCGGCACCTGATACCGGTTTGATGTTCTTGCCGATAGCGGGTGGGCCGGATCAAGAAATAATATCCTGGCTGGCAAATTTGGATGGCAAAGATCCCGCGGATTTGGTGACAAAGATGAACCAGAAACAACTGCGGCAATGGAAACGTGGGCATCAACCACATCGCGCCTTTTGCGTTTTGCGTCACCCGGTTGTTCGAGCTCATCACACGTTCTGTACCAAGATCCTCTCGACCGACGCTGGCAGCTATAAAAAGATCCGTCGTACGCTGCGCAATCGTTATGGATTACCAATACCAGACACCCTGCCCGATGTGCTGTATGACGCCAACGCGCACCGCATGGCTTTTGCTGAATATCTGAAGTTTGTACGGGCCAATTTGGTTGGACAAACCGCGATTCGCCAAGACGCTTTTTGGGCTTCGCAGGCTAGCATTGTGACCGGGTTCTCTGGATTTGCCCTACCCGATGTCATTTTGCGCGAAGACGAAGCTGAGCAGGGGCTGAAAAATCTGGCCAATCAGGTGGGGCGCGAGGAGGTGCCGGAATTGACGAAAGGTCTCGACAGCGCTCCGTTTTCGTTAGACGAAATCTATGATGACGCCATCGAAGCGCTGACCCGTGAGGCCTATCAGCGGGACTATGTCACATTTGGTTTTGAAAATTGGCGCTGA
- a CDS encoding sugar transferase, with amino-acid sequence MTLSKRIFDLTLVLLMLPFLLPVMIVTAIAVLILQGRPIFYVSERMKTADQGFALWKFRTMTADQSDTGASGGHKAARITPLGQKLRKYRIDELPQLWNIFRGDMTYVGPRPPLRRYVELRPDLYKEVLKCRPGVTGLATIVYNKEETRLLQGSSTGAENDAIYLNRCVPRKAHIDLIYRQHQSVMLDLYIIFATLNKRLRAAPKRPKH; translated from the coding sequence ATGACCCTTTCAAAACGAATTTTCGACCTGACCCTTGTGCTGCTGATGTTGCCATTTTTGCTGCCGGTGATGATCGTTACAGCCATCGCAGTTTTGATCCTGCAGGGCAGGCCGATTTTTTACGTTTCAGAACGGATGAAAACTGCGGATCAAGGTTTTGCCCTATGGAAATTCAGAACCATGACCGCTGACCAATCTGATACTGGCGCGAGTGGTGGTCACAAAGCGGCACGCATCACCCCGTTGGGCCAAAAGCTCCGCAAATATCGCATTGATGAATTGCCCCAGCTTTGGAACATTTTCCGTGGGGACATGACTTACGTTGGTCCACGACCGCCGCTGCGTCGCTATGTGGAATTGCGACCTGACCTGTACAAAGAAGTCCTCAAATGTCGCCCCGGAGTGACGGGGTTAGCAACAATTGTTTACAACAAAGAAGAAACACGGTTGCTGCAAGGCAGCTCAACAGGTGCCGAAAATGATGCGATCTATTTGAACCGCTGCGTTCCGCGCAAGGCCCACATCGATTTGATTTATCGGCAACATCAATCAGTGATGCTAGATCTGTATATAATTTTTGCAACTTTGAACAAACGCTTGCGTGCGGCACCAAAGCGCCCAAAACATTGA
- the lptB gene encoding LPS export ABC transporter ATP-binding protein, with product MTQPKFEVTEGSSGLRVEKLRKSYRKRVVIRDVGLELKRGEVVALLGPNGSGKTTSFYSIAGLVVPEGGRVLIDGVDVTTMPMYRRAKLGIGYLPQEMSIFRGLNVEDNIMAILDIAQKDRHKRRERLEELLSEFSIEHLRRAPALALSGGERRRVEIARCLAADPKYLLLDEPFAGVDPISVGDIRHLVSDLKKRGIGVLITDHNVRETLEIVDRAYILHDGKVLMSGSPDEVVENENVRRVYLGDSFRIS from the coding sequence ATGACCCAGCCAAAATTTGAGGTCACCGAGGGTTCTTCGGGGTTGCGCGTTGAAAAACTTCGCAAAAGCTATCGCAAACGCGTGGTCATCCGCGATGTCGGGCTCGAGTTGAAGCGCGGTGAAGTGGTCGCCTTACTGGGGCCAAATGGCAGTGGCAAAACCACATCGTTTTACTCGATCGCCGGTTTAGTCGTCCCCGAAGGTGGCCGCGTTTTGATCGATGGCGTTGATGTGACCACTATGCCGATGTATCGGCGCGCCAAATTGGGCATTGGCTATTTGCCACAGGAAATGTCCATTTTCCGTGGTCTGAATGTCGAAGACAACATCATGGCGATTTTGGATATTGCGCAAAAAGACCGGCACAAACGCCGCGAGCGGCTGGAAGAACTGTTGTCTGAGTTTTCAATCGAGCACCTGCGGCGCGCGCCAGCCCTGGCGCTTTCTGGTGGCGAACGACGACGCGTCGAGATCGCCCGCTGCCTAGCCGCTGATCCAAAATACTTGCTGTTGGACGAACCCTTTGCCGGGGTTGATCCGATCTCGGTCGGCGACATTCGTCATTTGGTTTCAGACCTCAAAAAACGTGGCATCGGCGTTCTTATCACCGATCACAATGTGCGCGAGACACTCGAAATTGTGGATCGAGCCTATATTTTACACGATGGTAAAGTTCTCATGTCAGGCAGCCCCGACGAGGTCGTCGAAAACGAAAATGTGCGCCGCGTCTATCTTGGCGACAGTTTCCGCATTTCATAA
- a CDS encoding beta-1,6-N-acetylglucosaminyltransferase: MTLGVLMLVHTDLQRAEQVARHWIAAGCPVVIHVDAAVDRQTFKAFKANLSDATLVRFCKRHKCEWGMWGLVAASQSAAELMLASFEQVRHVFLASGSCLPLRPVSELTSYLDARPRTDFIESATTADVPWTVGGLEAERFTLRFPFSWKKHRYIFDKYVNLQRRLGFKRSVPKGLVPHMGSQWWCLTRQTLSAILQDPDRSTYDKYFRKVWIPDESYFQSLARLYSTSIESRSLTLSKFDHQGKPHIFYDDHLQLLRRSDCFVARKIWPRADRLYQAFLDQAQREPRHAEPNPAKIDRIFAKAVERRTIGRAGLYMQSRFLDQYWENGVSAAPYSVFQGFAELFEDFDTWLTAASGCQVHGHLFAPERAEFAGGQKIINGALSDSAKLRDHNPQGFLTNLIWNTRGGRQCFQYGPSDLQANNWFFAKDPNAQISIISGAWAIPLFKSNRNFAEIRKQAAKLQKIETDFLDVMRSPWAKARVRIWTMAEFIEAPMEPLQTVIDEIGKQTPRRLSEAPRMTDLTGFGQFLQNLKNQGMHPYLMGDFSVSSGETSDGKPPRKPYLVQ; encoded by the coding sequence ATGACATTAGGCGTTCTCATGTTGGTGCACACGGATCTGCAACGGGCAGAGCAGGTGGCGCGCCATTGGATTGCCGCAGGTTGCCCAGTTGTGATCCATGTGGACGCGGCGGTTGATCGTCAGACGTTCAAAGCATTCAAAGCCAACCTGAGCGACGCGACATTGGTCCGGTTTTGCAAACGTCACAAGTGTGAGTGGGGTATGTGGGGCTTGGTGGCAGCGTCGCAGTCGGCTGCAGAGCTGATGCTGGCGTCGTTTGAACAGGTGCGGCACGTGTTTCTGGCCTCTGGTTCTTGTTTGCCTCTGCGGCCCGTTTCAGAACTGACCTCATATCTTGATGCAAGGCCCAGAACGGATTTCATCGAGTCGGCCACCACCGCTGATGTGCCCTGGACTGTCGGTGGGCTGGAAGCAGAACGGTTTACACTGCGATTTCCATTCTCTTGGAAAAAGCACCGCTATATCTTTGATAAATATGTTAATTTGCAACGACGTCTAGGGTTCAAACGCAGCGTACCCAAGGGATTGGTGCCGCATATGGGGTCGCAATGGTGGTGTTTGACGCGGCAAACCTTGTCGGCCATTCTGCAAGATCCAGACCGTTCAACCTATGATAAATACTTTAGAAAAGTATGGATCCCAGACGAAAGCTATTTTCAGTCTTTGGCGCGGCTATATTCGACCAGTATCGAAAGCCGCTCGCTGACGCTGTCGAAATTTGATCATCAGGGCAAGCCACATATTTTCTATGATGATCACCTGCAATTGTTACGGCGGTCTGATTGCTTTGTGGCACGCAAAATCTGGCCACGTGCGGATCGGCTGTATCAGGCCTTTTTAGATCAGGCACAGCGCGAACCGCGTCATGCAGAGCCCAATCCAGCCAAAATTGACCGAATTTTTGCAAAAGCTGTCGAGCGGCGCACAATTGGTCGGGCGGGGCTGTATATGCAATCGCGCTTTTTGGACCAATATTGGGAGAACGGCGTGTCGGCTGCCCCCTATTCGGTATTCCAGGGGTTTGCAGAATTATTTGAGGACTTTGACACCTGGCTGACCGCGGCATCAGGCTGTCAGGTGCATGGGCATCTATTTGCACCAGAGCGGGCCGAGTTTGCAGGTGGGCAAAAAATTATCAACGGCGCTTTGTCAGACAGCGCAAAATTACGCGATCATAACCCGCAAGGTTTTTTGACAAATTTGATCTGGAACACGCGCGGGGGACGCCAGTGCTTTCAGTACGGTCCAAGTGATTTGCAGGCCAACAATTGGTTTTTTGCCAAAGACCCGAATGCGCAGATTTCTATCATTTCGGGTGCCTGGGCGATCCCGTTGTTTAAATCCAATCGAAATTTTGCAGAGATCCGCAAGCAAGCGGCGAAACTGCAAAAGATAGAGACTGACTTTTTGGATGTAATGCGCTCGCCTTGGGCCAAGGCCCGTGTTCGTATTTGGACGATGGCCGAATTCATCGAGGCCCCTATGGAGCCTTTGCAAACCGTGATTGATGAAATTGGCAAGCAAACACCGCGCCGCTTGTCCGAGGCCCCGCGCATGACGGATTTGACAGGTTTTGGTCAATTTCTACAAAATCTCAAGAACCAGGGCATGCACCCGTATCTTATGGGGGATTTTTCGGTATCGTCTGGTGAAACAAGCGACGGTAAGCCGCCGCGCAAACCCTATTTGGTACAGTGA
- the raiA gene encoding ribosome-associated translation inhibitor RaiA, whose protein sequence is MRYQITGKQIDIGESLQKHVQDELNGVVGKYAERPTDAGVVFSKSAHEYVCETTVHLSTGLTAQAKGRATEIYAAFENCSDKMEKQLRRYKRRLKDHHKDRAEPVELSGAASYILATESAASESEPETLQPIIVAEMQTQIPALSVGEAVMQMELAEAPVLVFRNEGKDGLNVVYRREDGNIGWIDPQ, encoded by the coding sequence ATGCGCTACCAAATTACCGGAAAACAAATCGACATTGGCGAATCCCTGCAAAAGCACGTTCAGGACGAATTGAACGGCGTTGTGGGCAAATATGCCGAAAGGCCAACTGACGCCGGAGTCGTCTTTTCCAAAAGCGCTCATGAATACGTTTGTGAAACAACAGTCCACCTTTCCACTGGGTTGACCGCACAGGCCAAAGGCCGTGCAACAGAAATTTATGCCGCTTTTGAAAATTGCAGCGACAAAATGGAAAAGCAGCTGCGCCGCTACAAACGCCGCCTAAAAGACCATCATAAAGACCGGGCAGAACCGGTTGAACTTTCAGGTGCGGCATCTTATATCCTCGCCACTGAAAGCGCAGCTAGCGAGTCAGAACCGGAAACTCTGCAGCCCATTATTGTGGCGGAAATGCAGACACAGATCCCGGCTTTGTCAGTTGGCGAGGCTGTTATGCAGATGGAGCTAGCGGAAGCACCGGTCTTGGTGTTCCGCAATGAGGGAAAAGACGGGCTAAATGTTGTCTATCGCCGCGAAGACGGCAACATAGGCTGGATTGACCCGCAATAA
- a CDS encoding PTS sugar transporter subunit IIA — MDLSTILSPEAVKVISAASSKKRLLQDFGDLAATAYGLDSSRVVEALQEREGLGPTGVGKGLALPHARLPGLQGVSGAFILLEKPLDFNSVDRQPVDLAFALFAPHDAGVEHLKALAHVSRTLREQSICTKLRANPEASTLYAILTEADSVQAA; from the coding sequence ATGGACCTTTCAACGATCCTAAGCCCAGAGGCAGTCAAAGTGATTTCGGCTGCCTCCAGCAAAAAGCGTTTGCTGCAAGATTTTGGTGATCTTGCTGCGACAGCCTATGGGCTGGACAGTTCGCGTGTTGTGGAGGCTCTGCAAGAACGTGAAGGCCTAGGCCCAACAGGTGTTGGCAAGGGATTGGCTTTGCCCCACGCCCGACTTCCGGGTCTGCAAGGGGTATCCGGTGCTTTTATCCTTTTGGAAAAACCTTTGGATTTCAACTCTGTAGATCGGCAGCCTGTTGACTTGGCTTTTGCATTGTTTGCCCCGCATGATGCGGGCGTTGAGCACCTGAAAGCCTTGGCGCATGTTTCGCGTACCCTGCGCGAGCAAAGCATTTGCACCAAGCTTCGGGCCAATCCAGAAGCCTCGACACTCTATGCAATTTTGACAGAAGCTGATTCAGTTCAAGCGGCCTAG